In one Achromobacter spanius genomic region, the following are encoded:
- a CDS encoding ABC transporter ATP-binding protein has translation MSFLRLDNVSKNYGDLRVVSDLNLTVEKGEFVSLLGPSGCGKTTTLQMIAGFAEVTQGVITLDGRDITRAKPNTRGLGIVFQSYALFPHLTVTDNVAFGLKMRKVERAERQERVREALALVKLDKHADRYPRELSGGQRQRVALARALVIRPPVLLLDEPLSNLDAKLREDMQFELRGIQKKIGTTTVMVTHDQAEALSISDRVVVMQDGRATQVDAPFRMYEHPQSEFISRFVGKTNLLPGRVTRCGEQAEIETGALRVLVDGEGLRHGDNVQLSLRPEKLVPVPPGQGKLACVVSTRYFLGSQWMYDLDSPVGTLTVLTPNDGRRPHDDGEAIGLDWAEGVLRVLRAPAASTAQEAA, from the coding sequence ATGTCATTTCTGCGGCTGGACAACGTCTCGAAGAACTACGGCGACCTGCGCGTCGTTTCCGATCTGAACCTGACTGTGGAAAAAGGGGAATTCGTCTCGCTGCTGGGCCCATCGGGCTGCGGCAAGACCACCACCTTGCAGATGATTGCCGGCTTTGCGGAAGTGACGCAGGGCGTCATCACGCTGGACGGGCGCGACATCACGCGCGCCAAGCCCAATACGCGCGGGCTGGGCATCGTGTTCCAAAGCTATGCGCTGTTCCCGCACCTGACCGTGACCGACAACGTGGCCTTCGGCCTGAAGATGCGCAAGGTCGAGCGCGCCGAACGCCAGGAGCGCGTGCGCGAAGCGCTGGCGCTGGTGAAGCTGGACAAGCATGCCGACCGCTATCCGCGCGAGCTTTCGGGCGGCCAGCGGCAACGCGTGGCGCTGGCCCGCGCGCTGGTCATCCGCCCGCCCGTGCTGCTGCTGGACGAGCCCCTGTCCAACCTGGACGCCAAGCTGCGCGAAGACATGCAGTTTGAACTGCGCGGCATCCAGAAGAAGATCGGCACGACCACCGTCATGGTCACGCACGACCAGGCCGAAGCCTTGTCCATCAGCGATCGCGTGGTGGTCATGCAGGATGGCCGCGCCACCCAGGTCGACGCCCCATTCCGCATGTACGAACATCCGCAAAGCGAATTCATTTCGCGTTTTGTGGGCAAGACCAACCTGCTGCCCGGCCGCGTCACCCGCTGCGGCGAGCAAGCTGAAATCGAGACCGGCGCCTTGCGCGTGCTGGTCGACGGTGAAGGCTTGCGCCACGGCGACAACGTGCAGTTGTCGCTGCGCCCGGAAAAACTGGTGCCCGTGCCTCCGGGCCAGGGCAAGCTGGCCTGTGTGGTCAGCACGCGCTACTTCCTGGGCAGCCAGTGGATGTACGACCTGGATTCGCCGGTGGGCACGCTGACCGTCCTGACTCCGAACGACGGCCGCCGCCCGCATGATGATGGCGAGGCCATCGGGCTGGATTGGGCCGAGGGCGTGTTGCGCGTGCTGCGCGCCCCGGCCGCCTCGACTGCGCAAGAGGCCGCCTGA
- a CDS encoding ABC transporter permease, which translates to MATLTHATAGPKPRNDGLLAILGSIPLTLVFLTLVLTPLALTLVLSFRPFDYSAGILPGHTFEHYLAVVTDSYFIEIFWRTFWIAGVTTLICVLIGAPEAYILSRMGKPWRSIFLLVVLSPLLISLVVRAFGWSMLLGPHGVVGRAADALGIGPLLYTPTAVIIGLVHVMLPFMVIPVWTSLQKLDPTVEHAALSLNASRFQTLTRIVLPQAMPGILSGSLIVFGLSASSFAIPALLGGRRLKMVATVVYDEFLTELNWPLGAAIAIILLVVNVVIMMAYNRVVERSYRRSLG; encoded by the coding sequence ATGGCAACGCTGACTCACGCCACGGCCGGCCCCAAGCCCCGCAACGATGGCCTGCTTGCCATCCTGGGTTCCATCCCGCTGACCCTCGTTTTCCTGACCCTGGTGCTGACGCCGCTGGCGCTGACCCTGGTGCTGTCCTTCCGTCCGTTCGACTACAGCGCGGGCATCTTGCCGGGCCATACCTTCGAACATTATCTGGCGGTGGTCACCGACAGCTACTTCATCGAAATCTTCTGGCGCACCTTCTGGATCGCCGGCGTGACCACGCTGATCTGCGTGCTGATCGGCGCGCCCGAAGCCTACATCCTGTCGCGCATGGGCAAGCCCTGGCGCTCCATCTTCCTCTTGGTGGTGCTGTCGCCGCTATTGATCTCGCTGGTGGTGCGCGCCTTTGGCTGGAGCATGCTGCTGGGCCCGCACGGTGTCGTCGGGCGCGCGGCCGACGCGCTGGGGATCGGGCCGCTGCTGTACACACCCACCGCCGTCATCATTGGCTTGGTGCACGTGATGCTGCCCTTCATGGTGATCCCCGTTTGGACCTCGCTGCAAAAACTGGATCCCACTGTTGAGCACGCCGCGCTGTCCTTGAACGCCTCGCGCTTTCAGACGCTGACGCGCATCGTGCTGCCGCAGGCCATGCCGGGCATTCTGTCCGGCAGCCTGATCGTGTTCGGCCTGTCGGCAAGCTCATTCGCCATTCCCGCCTTGCTGGGCGGACGCCGCCTGAAGATGGTGGCCACCGTGGTGTACGACGAGTTCCTGACCGAGCTGAACTGGCCGCTGGGCGCGGCCATCGCCATCATCCTGCTGGTGGTCAACGTTGTGATCATGATGGCCTACAACCGCGTCGTTGAACGCTCTTACCGCCGCAGCCTGGGCTAA
- a CDS encoding ABC transporter permease has translation MQKNGPFALAFNFLVVVFVLAPLAIVCLVAFTPESTLTVPTTSFSLRWFRAVFEHPNFMQAFQNSLWLAFLSATIAVCLAVPAAIAITRYRFPGRDVLNGLFLSPLMIPHLVLGVALLRFFALMGMAGSFPWLVAAHVVVITPYVMRLVIGALVGFDRSIEHAALSLGASRATVFFQMTLPLIIPGVSGGWLLAFINSFDELTMSVFITAPSTITLPVRMYMYATESIDPMMAAVSALVIVLTAVTMLLLDRVYGLDRVLVGQK, from the coding sequence ATGCAGAAAAATGGCCCCTTCGCGCTCGCGTTCAACTTCCTGGTGGTGGTGTTCGTGCTGGCGCCGCTAGCCATCGTGTGCCTGGTGGCGTTCACGCCGGAATCGACGCTGACGGTGCCCACCACCAGCTTCTCACTGCGCTGGTTCCGCGCGGTGTTCGAGCACCCCAACTTCATGCAGGCATTCCAGAACAGCCTGTGGCTGGCCTTTCTGTCGGCCACCATTGCCGTCTGCCTGGCCGTGCCCGCCGCCATCGCCATCACGCGCTACCGCTTTCCGGGGCGCGACGTGTTGAACGGCTTGTTCCTGTCGCCCCTGATGATTCCGCATCTGGTGCTGGGCGTGGCGCTGCTGCGCTTTTTCGCGCTGATGGGCATGGCGGGCAGCTTTCCGTGGCTGGTGGCCGCGCACGTCGTCGTCATCACGCCGTATGTGATGCGGCTGGTGATCGGCGCGCTGGTCGGTTTTGACCGCTCGATTGAACACGCCGCCCTGTCGCTGGGCGCCAGCCGCGCCACCGTGTTCTTTCAGATGACCTTGCCGCTCATCATTCCCGGCGTGTCGGGCGGCTGGCTGCTGGCCTTTATCAACAGCTTCGATGAACTGACGATGTCGGTGTTCATCACCGCGCCATCCACCATCACTCTGCCCGTGCGCATGTACATGTACGCCACCGAATCCATCGACCCGATGATGGCGGCCGTGTCCGCGCTGGTCATCGTGCTGACCGCCGTCACCATGCTGCTGCTGGACCGCGTGTATGGCCTGGACCGCGTGCTGGTGGGGCAGAAATGA
- a CDS encoding (2Fe-2S)-binding protein yields the protein MAILKRLAETARPAVPFTLDGQACQALAGDTVLTAVLTQAERLRHSEFSGAPRAGFCMMGACQDCWMQLEDGSRLRACSTFIEPGMRLQSAPLPPTAVPGTLAVAAWPEDDIA from the coding sequence ATGGCAATACTGAAACGCCTGGCCGAAACCGCCCGGCCCGCCGTGCCCTTCACGCTGGACGGGCAAGCCTGCCAGGCCTTGGCGGGGGACACCGTGTTGACCGCTGTGCTGACGCAGGCCGAGCGCCTGCGACATTCCGAATTCAGCGGTGCGCCGCGCGCCGGCTTCTGCATGATGGGCGCCTGCCAGGACTGCTGGATGCAGTTGGAAGACGGCTCGCGCCTGCGCGCATGTTCCACCTTCATCGAACCCGGCATGCGCCTGCAAAGCGCGCCCCTGCCGCCCACCGCCGTGCCCGGCACCTTGGCGGTGGCCGCCTGGCCCGAGGACGACATCGCATGA